One genomic region from Triplophysa dalaica isolate WHDGS20190420 chromosome 23, ASM1584641v1, whole genome shotgun sequence encodes:
- the tmeff1b gene encoding tomoregulin-1b: protein MLVASVRWTGSELSVLCLLTITVPTILGSVQSYPQNSDCVSGKGKGCLDLSEKKSDLRVCDATTCRYGGTCRDNGADLKCVCQLQCPKTYVPVCGSNGDTYQNECYVRQASCSQQRPISLASEGPCYPDSSSGSGDGEYEGSTPDFGKKVTKCSNCKYGAECDEDAEDEDSCSCKIDCSGHNENPVCGTDGNSYHNPCLVREASCMKQEQIDVKHLGRCPDKDKTKKTDVGSPYKPELTDPAKAGDGKGYGWMPIPCTDNNANFCVHGQCEFNYGIASCRCDSGYTGTKCEEIADFNILYVVPSGQKLHYVLIAAIIGAVQIAIIVAVVMCITRKCPKNNRGRRQKQNLGHFSTDASSRMM from the exons ATGTTGGTGGCCAGTGTTAGGTGGACCGGATCCGAACTGTCCGTGTTATGCTTGCTGACCATCACCGTCCCAACAATCCTTGGATCAGTTCAATCCTACCCGCAGAACTCCGACTGTGTATCCGGCAAAGGGAAAGGCTGCTTAG ATCTGTCAGAAAAGAAGAGCGACCTGCGTGTTTGTGATGCGACCACATGCCGTTATGGCGGGACCTGCAGAGATAACGGGGCAGACCTCAAATGCGTATGCCAGTTACAG TGCCCTAAGACCTACGTCCCTGTGTGCGGGTCGAACGGAGACACCTATCAGAACGAGTGCTATGTGAGACAAGCATCATGTTCCCAGCAGAGACCCATCTCGCTGGCCTCCGAAGGCCCCTGCTATCCCG ATAGCAGCTCAGGATCTGGTGATGGAG AATACGAAGGATCGACCCCAGATTTTGGCAAGAAAGTCACAAAATGCAGTAACTGCAAGTACGGCGCAGAATGCGATGAAGACGCTGAGGATGAAGACTC CTGTTCGTGTAAAATTGACTGCAGCGGCCACAATGAGAACCCTGTGTGTGGCACGGATGGAAACTCGTACCACAACCCCTGTCTTGTGCGAGAGGCATCCTGCATGAAACAGGAGCAGATAGATGTCAAACATCTCGGGAGATGTCCAG ATAAAGACAAAACTAAGAAAACCGATGTTGGATCTCCCTACAAGCCTGAGCTTACTG atCCAGCAAAAGCAGGTGACGGTAAAGGCTACGGATGGATGCCTATCCCCTGCACGGACAACAACGCAAACTTCTGCGTTCACGGCCAGTGTGAATTCAACTACGGCATCGCCTCCTGCCG GTGTGATTCGGGTTACACTGGAACGAAGTGTGAGGAGATCGCCGACTTCAACATCTTGTATGTGGTCCCCAGTGGTCAGAAACTTCATTACGTGCTAATAGCTGCTATCATTGGAGCCGTGCAGATCGCCATAATCGTGGCAGTTGTCATGTGCATCACTAG GAAATGTCCTAAGAATAACCGCGGAAGACGGCAAAAGCAGAACTTAGGACACTTTTCAACAGACGCCTCTTCAAGGATGATGtag